The sequence GCTCGTTCGGGTAGCGGTTGCGGAAGCTGCGCGGCAGCTCCACCTGGTCGAGCAGCTCCTCGACCCGGTCGCTCTGCTGCTTCTTCGAGAACTGCCCCGAGAGCTCGAGCGGCTCGCCGATGCTCTGGCCGATGGGCCAGCGCGGGTTCAGCGAGGAGCCCGGGTCCTGGAACACGATGCCGATCTCGCGGCGCACGGCGCGCAGGTCCTTGGCGGAGATGCCGGTCATGCGGCGTCCGGCGACCGTGAGCTCGCCGCCCGCGACGGGGAGGAGGCCCACCGCGGCGCGCGCGATGGTGGTCTTGCCGGATCCCGACTCGCCCACGACGCCGACGACCTCGCCGGGGTGGATGTCGAACGAGGCGCCCGTGACCGCCCGGAACGCCGGCACGCGGCCGAGCTTCGGGTAGTCGATGTCCACCTCCTTGAGGGAGATGGCGGGCTCGGTGGTGCGCTCGGCGATCTCGACCTGCGAGGCCTCCCCCGTGCCGAGGTGCGGCACCGAGGCGAGCAGCTGCTTCGTGTACGGGTCCTTCGGCGACTGGAAGATCTCGCGCACCGAGCCGCGCTCGACGATGCGGCCGCTCTTCATCACGATGACGTTGGTCGCGAGGTCGGCCACCACGCCCATGTCGTGCGTGATGATGACGATCGCGCTGTTGAGGCGCTGGTGGAGCTTCCGCAGCAGGTCGAGGATCTCGGCCTGGATCGTCACGTCGAGCGCCGTGGTGGGCTCGTCGGCGATGAGCATGTCGGGGTCGCAGGAGAGCGACTGCGCGATCATCGCGCGCTGGCGCTGGCCGCCGGAGAGCTGGTGGGGGTAGGAGTCGAACGCCTTCTCGGGATCCGGCATCTCGACCAGCTTCAGCAGCTCGAGCGCGCGCACCTTGGCGACGGACGGGATGATCGACTGGTGGACCCGCAGGGCCTCCACGATCTGGAAGCCCACCGTGTAGACGGGGTTGAGCGCGGTCATCGGCTCCTGGAAGATCACGGCGATGTCGTTGCCGCGCGCCTTCCGGAGCGTGGCCTGGTCGGCGCCGACCATCTCGACGCCCTTGAGCTTCGCGCTCCCCCGGACCCGGCCGTTCTTCGGCAGGAGGCCGAGGAGCGACATGGAGCTGACGGACTTTCCGGAGCCGGACTCGCCGACGATCGCGAGCACCTCGCCCGGGTTGACCCGGTAGTCGATGTCGACGGCCGCGGGCATCCACTCGTCGCCGACCCAGAAGTCGACGCCGAGGCCGGAGACCTCGAGGATGGGGACGATCGGGTCCGCCCCGTTCGCGTGAGCGCTCATGCTGCGGCCTCCTGGCTGCTGGAAGTGGGGGTGTCGAGGGGCGCCCATGCGGGCCGTGGGACGATGTGGCCATGGACCAGCCCGTCGTCATCCGCCCGTCGTTCGGACGCCTGCTGACCGTGATCGTCTCGGCGATCGCGGTCCTGGTGCTCGTGAGCACCGTGGTCGGGGGTCGGGCCGACCTCCTGCCGACGGCCGCGTGGGGCCCGGTGATGCTGGCCTACGCGGCGTGGCTCGTCTTCTGGCACCCGCGGGTGCGCATCGCGACCGAGGGTGTGGAGATCCGCAACGTCCTCCGGACGCACGAGATCTCGTGGCCCGCGATCCGCGACGTCGACACCAAGTGGGCCCTGAACATCACGACCGCGCACGAGCGCGTCACGGCGTGGGCCGCTCCGGCGCCCGGTCGGCACTCGAACGCCTACATCACCACGAAGGAGGAGCGGAACCAGCCGTACCTCAGCGCCATGATGCAGGACGCGCGCCGCGGCGACCTGCCGCGCACCGACTCCGGCGACGCGGCCACGGTGATCCGCCTGCGCCTGGCCGCCCTCCGCGAGGCGGGC is a genomic window of Clavibacter capsici containing:
- a CDS encoding ABC transporter ATP-binding protein; this encodes MSAHANGADPIVPILEVSGLGVDFWVGDEWMPAAVDIDYRVNPGEVLAIVGESGSGKSVSSMSLLGLLPKNGRVRGSAKLKGVEMVGADQATLRKARGNDIAVIFQEPMTALNPVYTVGFQIVEALRVHQSIIPSVAKVRALELLKLVEMPDPEKAFDSYPHQLSGGQRQRAMIAQSLSCDPDMLIADEPTTALDVTIQAEILDLLRKLHQRLNSAIVIITHDMGVVADLATNVIVMKSGRIVERGSVREIFQSPKDPYTKQLLASVPHLGTGEASQVEIAERTTEPAISLKEVDIDYPKLGRVPAFRAVTGASFDIHPGEVVGVVGESGSGKTTIARAAVGLLPVAGGELTVAGRRMTGISAKDLRAVRREIGIVFQDPGSSLNPRWPIGQSIGEPLELSGQFSKKQQSDRVEELLDQVELPRSFRNRYPNELSGGQRQRVGIARALALRPKVLVADEPTSALDVSVQARVLQLLQEIQKELQFACLFVSHDLAVVDLLADRIVVMNHGKIVEQGPTESILRNPQHPYTQKLIAAVPLPDPDQQQERRQLREALRDQQPPAA
- a CDS encoding PH domain-containing protein, encoding MDQPVVIRPSFGRLLTVIVSAIAVLVLVSTVVGGRADLLPTAAWGPVMLAYAAWLVFWHPRVRIATEGVEIRNVLRTHEISWPAIRDVDTKWALNITTAHERVTAWAAPAPGRHSNAYITTKEERNQPYLSAMMQDARRGDLPRTDSGDAATVIRLRLAALREAGHLGGPVEEEGRRVRTHWAEIAVLAVLVVATVVSGLV